In the genome of Lactuca sativa cultivar Salinas chromosome 3, Lsat_Salinas_v11, whole genome shotgun sequence, the window CAAATCAAATCCGTCAAATTGAAAATCCAGATCATCCTGACCATCCATTCTTGCTCCAGAACCTTCCATTTCTAACAATGGCGCCCAGTTCGTCCAAGAGAAGTCTGTGTCCGTCGCAAGTAAATCAGCTTCTCCTTGATATGTTGTGGAGTTCGACGATGCACTGCTCATTTCGTTCTTACTCAATGCCATCGATGCTGATTGTGATGAAGGTAATGACGAAGAAGATGAAGCAGAATGAGGAACAGTTTGTTCTGGTTTCTCTACGATTTTAACTTTCCTTGACTTCTGATCCGTTTTTTTCTTATTCTTccgttttttattgtttttggagcCGTCCACCTGTTTCTCGCCGCTGTCAAGAGCTAATTTCCGTTTAAGATGAGAGTTCCAGTAGTTCTTAACCTCATTGTCAGTTCGACCAGAGAGTTCGGTGGCTATGAACGACCATCGGTTGCCATGGATAGAATGAAGGCGGATGATCATGTCGTTCTCTTCTTCGGTGAAGTTTCCTCTCCTGATGCCTGGCCGAAGGTAATTCATCCATCTCAGTCTGCAACTCTTTCCGCATCTAAGTAATCCTGGATCCATTACAACACAACAAACATTAATCAATCGATCATTTCCATACCTAACCAACACTTTTCAATATCGATCCTTTGGCTTTTGCTTTCTTTTAAATTAACATTAT includes:
- the LOC111893777 gene encoding transcription factor MYB8 produces the protein MGRAPCCSKVGLHRGAWSNEEDKLLTEYIQTHGEGQWRSMPSKAGLLRCGKSCRLRWMNYLRPGIRRGNFTEEENDMIIRLHSIHGNRWSFIATELSGRTDNEVKNYWNSHLKRKLALDSGEKQVDGSKNNKKRKNKKKTDQKSRKVKIVEKPEQTVPHSASSSSSLPSSQSASMALSKNEMSSASSNSTTYQGEADLLATDTDFSWTNWAPLLEMEGSGARMDGQDDLDFQFDGFDLLMFKDEESNMLEKLYDECLHFLEDENGV